One genomic segment of Dysosmobacter sp. Marseille-Q4140 includes these proteins:
- the ytvI gene encoding sporulation integral membrane protein YtvI, with the protein MSTERKKKFIVDVLYLALILALGYLLLQYALPLLTPFALAFVIAYLLRRPIVFLSRTLHAPKGLTAVLLVVLTYGIIGLLLTLAGIRIGIAVTSLVQQIPSLYTSYILPELTDMFTWLEDLFARLDPSLRSALEELQAQLMDVLWQLVSGLSVLVMGGVSAATSLAASLPGFLIRLLLMVISTFFIAVDYDRIVGFCLGCLQSSTRRVVLQIKSYVVGTLFVCIRSYALIMCITFLELSVGLSLIGVERAMLVALLIAIFDILPVLGTGGIMIPWVILSALQGNFSRALALLVVYVVITVIRNIIEPRIVGKQIGLHPVLTLMSMFVGTHLFGVTGLFGLPILLSLLRYLNDTGTISLFPVFAEADAAGDEAP; encoded by the coding sequence TTGTCTACTGAAAGAAAGAAAAAATTCATTGTGGATGTCCTGTATCTGGCGCTGATCCTGGCACTGGGCTACCTTTTGCTGCAGTATGCGCTGCCGCTGCTGACGCCCTTTGCCCTGGCGTTCGTCATCGCCTATCTGCTGCGGCGGCCCATCGTGTTTCTGTCCCGGACGCTCCATGCGCCAAAGGGGCTGACGGCGGTGCTGCTGGTGGTGCTCACCTACGGGATCATCGGCCTGCTGCTGACCCTGGCGGGTATTCGGATCGGCATTGCCGTCACCTCCCTGGTCCAGCAGATCCCCTCTCTGTATACCTCCTACATCCTCCCGGAGCTGACCGATATGTTCACCTGGCTGGAGGACCTCTTTGCCCGGCTGGACCCCTCCCTGCGCTCGGCGCTGGAGGAGCTGCAGGCCCAGCTGATGGATGTGCTGTGGCAGCTGGTCTCCGGCCTTTCGGTGCTGGTGATGGGCGGCGTGTCCGCAGCCACCTCCCTGGCCGCCTCCCTGCCGGGCTTTTTGATCCGGCTGCTGCTGATGGTGATTTCCACCTTCTTCATCGCCGTGGACTATGACAGGATCGTGGGATTCTGCCTGGGCTGCCTTCAAAGCAGCACCCGGCGGGTGGTCCTCCAGATCAAGTCCTATGTGGTGGGCACGCTGTTTGTGTGCATCCGCTCCTACGCCCTCATCATGTGCATCACGTTTTTGGAGCTGTCCGTCGGCCTGAGCCTCATCGGCGTGGAGCGGGCCATGCTGGTGGCTCTGCTGATCGCCATTTTCGACATTCTCCCCGTGCTGGGCACCGGCGGCATCATGATCCCCTGGGTGATCCTCTCGGCGCTGCAGGGGAACTTCTCCCGGGCGCTGGCGCTGCTGGTGGTGTATGTGGTCATCACTGTCATCCGCAACATCATCGAGCCCAGGATCGTGGGCAAGCAGATCGGCCTGCATCCGGTGCTGACGCTGATGAGCATGTTTGTGGGCACCCATCTTTTCGGCGTGACGGGCCTGTTCGGCCTGCCGATCCTTCTGTCCCTGCTCCGCTACCTCAACGACACGGGGACCATCTCTCTGTTCCCCGTTTTCGCCGAGGCGGACGCCGCCGGGGATGAGGCTCCCTAG
- a CDS encoding KH domain-containing protein — protein MKDLLLYIAKNLVDDPDAVSVTEVQGAQELTLELRVAPDDMGKVIGRQGRIAKEIRTVIRSYAQRTGVKVSVDIVD, from the coding sequence ATGAAAGACTTGCTGCTCTATATCGCCAAAAACCTGGTCGACGATCCCGACGCCGTCTCCGTTACGGAGGTCCAGGGCGCGCAGGAACTGACGTTGGAGCTGCGCGTCGCCCCTGACGACATGGGCAAGGTCATCGGCCGGCAGGGCCGCATCGCCAAGGAGATCCGGACGGTGATCCGGTCTTACGCCCAGCGCACCGGCGTAAAGGTTTCCGTGGATATCGTGGACTGA
- the rpsP gene encoding 30S ribosomal protein S16, with product MMVKIRLRRLGAKKAPFYRVVVADSRFPRDGRFIEEIGTYNPCVSPAEIKIDTERAQAWIKSGAQPTDTVRALLKKVEVL from the coding sequence ATCATGGTTAAGATCAGACTGCGCCGCCTGGGCGCCAAGAAGGCTCCTTTCTATCGTGTCGTCGTCGCCGACTCCCGCTTCCCCCGGGACGGCCGCTTCATCGAGGAGATCGGCACCTACAACCCCTGCGTCTCCCCCGCTGAGATCAAGATCGACACCGAGCGGGCTCAGGCCTGGATCAAGTCCGGCGCTCAGCCCACCGACACCGTCAGAGCTCTGCTGAAAAAAGTAGAGGTCCTCTGA
- the ffh gene encoding signal recognition particle protein, whose amino-acid sequence MAFEGLTEKLNATFKRLRGKGRLTENDVREAMREVRLALLEADVSYKVVKEFVSTVTERAVGSDVLDSLTPAQQVVKIVNEELTNLMGGGTARLASANNGPTVVMMAGLQGAGKTTTTAKLAGLLRRQNGKRPLLAACDVYRPAAIEQLKVVGGQLDLPVFEEGQGDPVQIAQDALRHARDHGNDIVFLDTAGRLHVDEELMDELKRMKAAVHPNEILLVVDAMTGQDAVNAAAAFDEALGIDGVVLTKLDGDARGGAALSIRASTGKPIKFVGTGEKLDMIEPFHPDRMASRILGMGDMLSFIEKAQQNYDEKQAAKLEEKLRKNRFTLQDYYEQLQQLRGMGDLSQIAGMLPGGLGKQLSGASIDEKQMAHTEAIILSMTPLERENPQILNASRKRRIAAGCGLQVVDVNRLLKQFEMMQQLTKQLSKGGRFPGMPGLGSRMHGFGRKKRLK is encoded by the coding sequence ATGGCATTTGAGGGACTGACCGAAAAACTGAATGCCACGTTCAAGCGCCTGCGGGGCAAGGGCCGCCTGACGGAAAACGACGTCCGGGAGGCCATGCGGGAGGTCCGCCTGGCCCTGCTGGAGGCCGACGTCAGCTACAAGGTGGTCAAGGAGTTCGTCTCCACCGTCACCGAGCGGGCCGTGGGCTCCGATGTGCTGGACAGCCTGACCCCCGCCCAGCAGGTGGTGAAGATCGTCAACGAGGAGCTGACGAACCTCATGGGCGGCGGCACCGCCCGGCTGGCCTCCGCCAATAACGGTCCCACCGTTGTGATGATGGCGGGCCTCCAGGGCGCCGGCAAGACCACCACCACCGCCAAGCTGGCGGGTTTATTGCGGCGGCAGAACGGCAAGCGGCCCTTGCTGGCCGCCTGCGACGTGTACCGGCCCGCCGCCATCGAGCAGCTCAAGGTCGTGGGCGGACAGCTGGACCTGCCCGTCTTTGAGGAGGGCCAGGGAGACCCGGTACAAATCGCGCAGGACGCCCTGCGCCACGCCCGGGACCACGGCAACGACATCGTCTTTCTGGATACCGCCGGCCGTCTCCACGTGGACGAGGAGCTGATGGACGAGCTCAAGCGGATGAAGGCCGCTGTCCATCCCAATGAGATTTTGCTGGTGGTGGACGCCATGACCGGCCAGGACGCCGTCAACGCGGCCGCCGCCTTCGACGAGGCGCTGGGCATCGACGGCGTGGTCCTCACCAAGCTGGACGGCGACGCCCGGGGCGGCGCGGCCCTCTCCATCCGGGCCTCCACCGGCAAGCCCATCAAATTCGTGGGCACCGGCGAGAAGCTGGACATGATTGAGCCCTTCCACCCCGACCGGATGGCCTCCCGGATCCTGGGCATGGGCGATATGCTCTCCTTCATCGAGAAGGCCCAGCAGAACTACGACGAAAAGCAGGCCGCCAAGCTGGAGGAAAAGCTCCGCAAGAACCGCTTCACCCTTCAGGACTACTACGAGCAGCTCCAGCAGCTGCGGGGCATGGGCGACCTGAGCCAGATCGCCGGGATGCTGCCCGGGGGCCTGGGCAAACAGCTCTCCGGCGCCAGCATCGACGAAAAGCAGATGGCCCACACCGAGGCCATCATCCTCTCCATGACTCCCCTGGAGCGGGAAAATCCCCAGATCCTCAACGCCAGCCGCAAGCGGCGTATCGCCGCCGGCTGCGGGCTCCAGGTGGTGGATGTGAACCGCCTGCTCAAGCAGTTCGAGATGATGCAGCAGCTGACCAAGCAGCTGTCCAAGGGCGGCCGGTTCCCCGGGATGCCGGGGCTTGGCAGCCGGATGCACGGCTTCGGCCGGAAGAAGCGGTTGAAATAA
- a CDS encoding DNA-binding protein — MKNQTYRMTMLFDFYGELLTERQKEFFDLYYNEDLSLAEIAENAGISRQGVRDVIVRAEGIMQEVEDKTGLIRRFEAQRAHLDAIAAAAAEIRTINYRQYEDQRLSELTDQILEQTSALKE; from the coding sequence ATGAAAAATCAGACCTACCGCATGACCATGCTCTTTGATTTTTACGGGGAACTGCTGACCGAACGGCAGAAGGAGTTCTTCGACCTCTATTACAATGAGGACCTGTCCCTGGCCGAGATCGCGGAAAACGCCGGCATCTCCCGTCAGGGCGTCCGGGACGTGATCGTCCGGGCGGAGGGCATCATGCAGGAGGTGGAGGACAAAACCGGCCTCATCCGCCGGTTTGAGGCCCAGCGGGCCCATCTGGACGCCATCGCCGCCGCGGCGGCGGAGATCCGCACCATCAACTACCGCCAGTACGAGGACCAGCGGCTGTCGGAGCTGACGGATCAGATCCTGGAACAGACCAGTGCGTTGAAGGAGTAA